One genomic window of Cannabis sativa cultivar Pink pepper isolate KNU-18-1 chromosome 2, ASM2916894v1, whole genome shotgun sequence includes the following:
- the LOC115719377 gene encoding uncharacterized protein LOC115719377 isoform X1, with the protein MIFLFLHFGLGNRTELNMTIIVSSGMEMELQEMLAELHMHNDKEKTLQTLTVCKHAFFDLTYISPVVFLYLLKECYIHGTCKATKKFRALQQQVHLVLQNSPPCGPAVFVVQCLYVLPTFGLYSEGFSHLIISALRRFLKVAATSEDLAEAKMLAAQLFLDIVGSSVNHDEGVVVKILETFDVQLQNIEKVMCPLKEKDDYSFDSAKRFVEQYIYDLIDCQSYMNAVTLLEHFSIRQSGESFLDTMMRKNEFKAAEKWATFMGKPLLCVLVKAYIDRNMLNNAYQTIKQNNLRQEFPDVYHKCKESSLKKLAEKGCWDVAEARTNNNRQLLEYLVYLAMEAGYIEKVDELCERYSLEGFLSAKVPEASLLHSRYLNLNEFFVEDIIWVDDAEALHNATSHIEGCKVVGIDCEWKPNYVKGSKPNKVSIMQIASDKKVFILDLIKLFEDVPDIMDDCLTRIMQSPRVLKLGYNFQCDIKQLAHSYEDLQCFKQYEMLLDIQNVFKEPRGGLSGLAMKILGAGLNKTRRNSNWEQRPLTPNQLEYAALDAVVLVHIFGHVRNHSQTASDAEGLEKFEWKSYIVSHMDKLKKPKKQNKRELEANRKTG; encoded by the exons atgattttctTGTTCTTGCATTTTGGTCTCGGGAATCGAACAGAGCTTAACAT GACCATTATTGTGTCATCTGGGATGGAAATGGAATTGCAGGAAATGTTGGCAGAACTACATATGCACAATGATAAAGAGAAAACTCTGCAGACATTGACTGTTTGCAAGCATGCCTTTTTTGATCTGACATATATTTCTCCAGTGGTATTTTTATACCTTTTGAAAGAATGTTATATTCATG GGACATGTAAAGCAACTAAGAAGTTCCGAGCTCTTCAGCAACAAGTCCATTTAGTATTGCAAAATAGTCCCCCCTGTGGACCAGCTGTGTTTGTAGTTCAGTGTCTTTATGTCttgcctacttttgggttataCAGTGAAGGATTCAGCCATTTAATAATATCTGCTCTTCGTCGTTTCTTGAAAGTAGCAGCTACCTCTGAGGACTTGGCAGAAGCAAAAATGCTAGCAGCCCAATTATTTCTCGATATTGTTGGGAGCTCTGTCAATCATGATGAAGGGGTAGTTGTAAAGATACTTGAAACTTTCGATGTTCAATTGCAGAACATTGAGAAAGTAATGTgtccattgaaagaaaaagaTGATTATAGTTTTGACTCAGCAAAAAGATTTGTCGAGCAATACATATATGATTTGATAGATTGTCAGTCATATATGAATGCAGTTACACTTTTAGAACACTTTTCCATCCGCCAGTCTGGGGAGTCTTTTCTTGATACTATGATGCGAAAGAATGAATTCAAAGCAGCAGAGAAGTGGGCAACATTCATGGGGAAGCCATTATTATGTGTTCTTGTCAAAGCATACATTGACAGGAACATGCTAAACAATGCTTACCAGACTATAAAGCAAAACAATCTTCGACAGGAATTTCCTGATGTTTATCATAAGTGTAAAGAGAG CTCACTGAAGAAACTGGCAGAAAAAGGATGTTGGGATGTTGCAGAAGCTAGAACAAACAACAACAGACAACTTCTTGAATATTTG GTCTATTTGGCTATGGAAGCTGGTTATATAGAGAAGGTTGATGAACTCTGTGAGCGGTACTCGCTTGAAGGGTTTTTAAGTGCCAAAG TACCCGAGGCAAGTCTTCTCCATAGTCGCTATTTGAATCTCAATGAGTTCTTTGTAGAAGACATTATTTGGGTCGATGATGCTGAAGCTCTACACAATGCAACAAGCCACATTGAAGGATGTAAAGTTGTTGGTATTGATTGTGAATGGAAACCGAATTATGTAAAAGGCAGCAAACCCAACAAG GTTTCTATTATGCAAATTGCTTctgataagaaagtgtttatcTTGGACCTGATAAAGTTGTTTGAAGACGTGCCTGACATTATGGACGACTGTCTAACCCGCATTATGCAGTCACCGAGGGTTTTAAAACTTG GCTATAATTTTCAATGTGATATAAAGCAACTGGCTCATTCATACGAAGACTTACAGTGTTTCAAGCAGTATGAAATGCTACTTGACATCCAAAATGTATTTAAAGAACCTCGTGGGGGTCTATCTGGGCTTGCTATG AAAATATTAGGAGCTGGGCTGAACAAAACTAGACGAAACAGTAATTGGGAGCAACGTCCTTTAACTCCAAATCAG CTGGAATATGCTGCTCTAGACGCTGTTGTACTAGTTCACATTTTTGGCCATGTTCGGAATCATTCTCAGACCGCCAGTGATGCAGAGGGACTCGAAAAATTTGAGTGGAAATCCTATATT GTTTCTCACATGGACAAACTCAAGAAACCGAAGAAACAAAACAAACGAGAATTAGAAGCTAATAGAAAGACAGGCTGA
- the LOC115720500 gene encoding uncharacterized protein LOC115720500 codes for MDPHSLPVFKEKRIRRDEENDDGDDTSGVDHVDRFSHMPEHIVHHIMTILPIKDATHTSVLSKHFLFIWRSFPTLNFDYRLFSTYTNNATQLRFMDRITTSIENYHLDGDLESLRIRFPLSKLFNGGNNNINFFLSDLLSYALMNSVKKLIVDCTIDYMKFFRPKKRQTPPLLPVEVLWARSIKTMNLCGLTLVSDEDDLIIINCSSLEDLTFEWCTTTAKAARVVVSCPKLRTVKFKDCKDFYIIQVIEDKLESFSFELSLERIQYNCQFDLHCCKYSLKTLSLRNIQVSDEWFASQVSELESLECLKLVNCKTLQTIISTSNNNIERIELINCETVAYIKVLSPKLEYFHYHSSKEFSTMLLQLYLYQCDRLRDVRLEGANITNKWIKDHFNPLWGFRVLENLCLKRCNLLQKVEIHCSRISKQHLKFVELIDCENVSYVEIDAPNLVWFNYGGPLPSTVVVPSINLDAQISVRGDYNNTLDYYQNMRNFLSYFGHCKTLTLVCSHEEDFIFPKEAREGLLSPLCDLKHLKIKFLKEIKLANIVQLIKYLFWLAPSLNTIFIATNKVKSPTFVLKLYYSNKMEEEEGGIIQECCVEYPVKCWRHNLAKVEVTDNFEGYEERAKLLHIYFSKIPNVTITTNSPPIIDSEYWKISSLP; via the exons ATGGATCCTCACTCATTAccagttttcaaagaaaaacgaaTAAGGAGAGATGAAGAAaatgatgatggtgatgataCAAGTGGTGTCGATCATGTTGATCGATTCTCACATATGCCTGAACACATCGTCCACCACATCATGACCATCCTTCCCATCAAGGATGCAACCCACACTAGTGTCCTTTCCAAACACTTTTTGTTCATTTGGCGTTCTTTTCCCACCCTCAATTTTGATTACCGATTATTCTCTACCTACACTAACAACGCCACTCAGCTCAGGTTTATGGATAGAATCACCACTTCTATAGAGAATTACCACCTAGATGGTGATTTAGAAAGCCTCAGGATTCGATTTCCTTTAAGCAAATTATTCAATGGCGGCAACAATAACATCAATTTCTTTCTTAGTGATTTACTAAGTTATGCTTTGATGAATTCTGTCAAAAAATTGATTGTCGATTGCACAATTGATTATATGAAGTTTTTTCGACCCAAAAAACGACAGACACCACCTCTTTTACCAGTTGAAGTTTTATGGGCGAGATCAATCAAAACAATGAATTTGTGCGGTCTTACTTTGGTCAGCGATGAAGATGATTTGATCATTATAAATTGTTCTTCATTGGAGGATTTGACTTTCGAGTGGTGCACTACCACAGCTAAGGCTGCTAGAGTGGTAGTCTCATGTCCTAAACTCAGAACCGTAAAGTTCAAAGATTGTAAAGATTTTTACATTATTCAGGTGATTGAAGATAAGCTCGAATCATTTTCGTTTGAATTAAGCCTTGAACGAATTCAGTACAATTGTCagttcgatctccattgttgtaAGTACTCTCTCAAAACCCTAAGCTTGAGAAACATACAAGTTAGTGACGAGTGGTTTGCGAGCCAGGTTTCAGAGTTAGAGTCTCTTGAGTGTTTGAAACTCGTAAATTGCAAAACACTACAAACTATCATATCTACATCTAACAATAATATAGAGCGCATTGAGTTGATTAATTGTGAGACAGTAGCATATATCAAAGTTCTCTCTCCAAAACTCGAATATTTTCACTATCATTCTTCTAAAGAGTTTAGCACCATGTTATTACAGCTTTATCTTTACCAATGTGATCGTTTAAGAGATGTGAGACTAGAGGGTGCAAACATAACAAACAAATGGATCAAAGACCATTTTAATCCATTGTGGGGTTTTAGGGTTTTAGAGAACTTATGCTTGAAGAGATGCAATCTTCTACAGAAAGTTGAGATTCATTGTAGTAGAATTAGCAAACAACATTTGAAATTTGTTGAGTTGATTGATTGTGAGAATGTGTCTTATGTGGAGATTGATGCCCCAAATCTAGTGTGGTTCAATTATGGTGGACCTTTGCCATCTACAGTTGTGGTACCATCCATTAATCTTGATGCTCAGATTTCTGTTCGTGGTGATTATAATAATACTCTTGACTATTACCAAAACATGAGGAACTTTCTAAGCTATTTTGGTCATTGCAAAACTTTGACTCTCGTTTGTTCTCATGaagag GATTTTATCTTTCCTAAGGAAGCAAGAGAAGGTTTACTTTCTCCCTTGTGTGACCTTAAGCATCTCAAAATAAAGTTCTTGAAGGAAATTAAATTGGCCAACATTGTGCAATTGATCAAGTATTTATTTTGGCTTGCTCCTTCTCTAAACACTATATTTATCGCCACTAATAAAGTAAAATCACCAACATTTGTATTGAAG CTATATTACTCTAATAAaatggaggaagaagaaggtggAATAATACAAGAGTGTTGTGTTGAATATCCTGTAAAATGCTGGCGACATAATTTGGCAAAAGTTGAAGTTACAGATAATTTTGAAGGTTATGAAGAAAGGGCAAAATTATTgcacatttatttttccaaaattcCTAATGTTACAATAACCACAAACTCTCCTCCAATCATAG ATTCAGAGTATTGGAAGATCTCGTCGTTGCCATAG
- the LOC133034573 gene encoding receptor-like protein 6, translating into MRKAMIFESYFFMLCLTILLNSSLASSKTTCLPDQSSTLLKLKQEFEPLTEPDLIDDTSFYSYPKMKFWKGKDCCKWDGVKCNMKTGQVVSLDLSNSWLQGPLSSNSSLFDLDQLQRLNLAYNNFNSSIIPSRFSQLSRLTHLNLSYSHFVGKVPNEITWLNNLVSLDLSTNFDYVDGINPLFLQIDTFHHNFSKLQELYLDQVNLTSLLPQSLSNLTSLTSLSLIECDLYGDFPSNIFLLPNIQLIHLRNNYMLNGFLPTFHSTSNLKDYSILNWESFPFGKFGFSIHQPYWSTSIHFWKSFQT; encoded by the exons atgagAAAGGCAATGATTTTTGAGAGCTATTTCTTCATGCTATGCCTCACCATCTTACTCAACTCATCTTTAGCTTCTTCAAAAACAACATGTCTCCCTGATCAAAGCTCTACATTGCTGAAACTAAAGCAAGAGTTTGAACCATTGACAGAGCCAGATTTGATTGATGACACATCTTTTTATTCATATCCAAAGATGAAGTTTTGGAAAGGAAAGGATTGTTGTAAGTGGGATGGAGTTAAATGCAACATGAAAACAGGACAAGTTGTAAGCCTTGACTTGAGCAACAGTTGGCTTCAAGGCCCTTTAAGTTCAAATAGCAGCCTCTTTGATTTGGATCAACTTCAAAGACTCAATCTTGCATACAACAACTTCAATTCTTCAATCATTCCTTCAAGATTTTCACAGCTTTCAAGGTTAACCCATCTCAACCTTTCTTACTCTCATTTTGTAGGGAAAGTCCCTAATGAAATAACTTGGCTAAACAATTTGGTTTCACTTGATCTTTCCACTAACTTTGATTATGTTGATGGAATTAATCCTTTGTTTCTTCAAATAGACACATTTCATCATAACTTCTCAAAGTTACAAGAGCTTTATCTTGATCAAGTCAATCTCACTTCACTTCTTCCTCAATCTTTGTCAAATTTGACCTCTTTGACATCTCTCTCTCTTATAGAATGTGATTTGTATGGTGACTTTCCAAGCAACATTTTTCTATTGCCTAATATACAACTCATTCATTTGAGAAACAACTATATGCTCAATGGTTTTCTCCCAACATTTCATTCCACTAGCAATCTAAA ggACTATTCCATCCTCAATTGGGAATCTTTCCCATTTGGTAAATTTGGATTTTCAATTCACCAACCTTACTGGTCAACTTCCATCCACTTTTGGAAATCTTTCCAAACTTGA
- the LOC115719376 gene encoding receptor-like protein 19 → MGNLVKLKSIYLDHAGFTGELPSTLGNLRQLEFLDVVGNGINGRIPLSVVNLTRLTTLYLHYNGLNGELPLGLTNLTKLKSLGISYNALSGAIPSSLFTMPSLSEVLLNENQFTGPLTIHNNVTSSQLTSLSLSSNKLNGPIPNSLFKLKSLVSLSLDSNNFNGTIKLNMFSKLRNLQSLYLSQNSLSVTYMYSNSTLLPKLFSLGLASCNMSGKFPYFLKNQNELMFLDISNNRIEGEIPNWFINMSVENLNHLNFSHNHITHWETPQFILPWTNLKILDSSFNKLQTSLVVPPVSIQYFFMSENRMSGGISDMFCDFVDLVVLDVSNNHLNGTIPSCLTSFSTELSMLSLKGNNFHGKIPQTFLDGNKLMTLDLSHNQFQGKVPKSLIKCKALEVLNLGHNQLSDRFPFWLQNLPELQVLVLRSNNFSGPIWQRKMIVGFAKLRIVDLSFNNFNGRLPFDYFKNWRAINNEIPRSNNSKPLYMERKEDYYQNSVTLMNKGSEMKLMKILTIFTSIDLSNNHFHGEIPTSIGDLPSLIVLNLSSNNFEGQIMSSLGNLKQLESLDLSKNKLFGTIPRELASLTFLSYLNLSQNQLTGPIPQGGQMATFQNSSFQGNVGLCGFPLSMKCEQSNDEKPSSSDQEHESSENGFTWRSVMVGYGSGFVVGAIGGYFIISKKPNWVTRIYGRKF, encoded by the coding sequence ATGGGGAATCTGGTGAAGCTCAAGAGCATTTATCTTGATCATGCTGGATTTACAGGTGAACTACCTTCAACCCTTGGTAACCTCAGACAACTTGAGTTTTTAGATGTTGTGGGAAATGGAATCAACGGGCGAATTCCATTGTCGGTTGTGAACCTCACTCGGTTAACAACTTTGTACCTTCATTACAATGGTTTGAATGGTGAGTTGCCACTAGGATTGACAAACTTAACCAAACTTAAGTCCTTAGGTATCTCATATAATGCATTGAGTGgagccattccttcatctttgTTTACAATGCCTTCTTTGAGTGAGGTTCTTCTAAATGAAAATCAGTTCACAGGTCCCTTAACCATCCACAACAATGTCACTTCATCACAATTGACCTCTCTCTCTTTAAGTTCAAACAAGTTAAATGGCCCAATTCCAAATTCTTTGTTTAAGTTGAAGAGCTTAGTTTCACTTTCCCTTGATTCAAACAACTTCAATGGTACAATTAAGCTAAACATGTTCTCAAAGCTAAGAAATCTTCAGAGCCTTTACCTTTCACAAAATAGTTTGTCTGTAACATACATGTACTCAAATTCAACCCTTCTTCCCAAACTATTTTCTTTAGGCTTGGCTTCATGTAACATGAGTGGTAAATTTCCTTACTTCTTGAAAAACCAAAATGAGTTAATGTTCTTAGACATATCCAACAACCGAATTGAAGGTGAAATTCCCAACTGGTTTATCAACATGAGTGTTGAGAATCTTAACCATTTGAATTTTTCTCACAACCATATTACTCATTGGGAAACACCTCAGTTTATTCTTCCATGGACTAACTTGAAAATTCTTGATTCAAGTTTCAACAAGCTGCAAACTTCGCTTGTTGTGCCACCAGTGTCCATACAATACTTCTTTATGTCAGAAAACAGAATGAGTGGAGGAATTTCTGATATGTTTTGTGACTTTGTTGATCTTGTTGTTCTTGATGTGTCCAACAATCACTTAAATGGAACTATTCCATCATGTTTGACTAGCTTCAGCACTGAGCTATCCATGTTGAGCttgaaaggaaacaattttcatggaaaaattcctCAAACATTTTTGGATGGAAACAAGTTGATGACATTGGACCTCAGTCACAACCAATTTCAAGGCAAAGTTCCGAAATCGTTGATCAAATGTAAGGCATTAGAAGTTCTTAATCTTGGACACAATCAGTTAAGTGACAGATTCCCATTTTGGCTCCAAAATCTTCCCGAGTTGCAAGTTCTTGTGTTGCGTTCCAACAACTTTTCGGGTCCAATATGGCAAAGAAAAATGATTGTAGGCTTTGCCAAGTTGAGAATTGTAGACCTCTCTTTCAACAATTTCAATGGAAGATTACCATTTGACTACTTTAAGAATTGGAGGGCCATTAATAACGAAATTCCTAGATCGAACAACTCGAAGCCTTTGTACATGGAGAGAAAGGAAGATTACTACCAAAACTCAGTGACACTAATGAACAAAGGGTCAGAAATGAAACTTATGAAGATCTTGACAATCTTCACATCTATTGATCTCTCAAACAACCATTTTCATGGTGAGATTCCAACAAGTATAGGAGATCTTCCATCATTGATTGTGCTCAATCTTTCAAGTAACAATTTTGAAGGCCAAATCATGTCTTCCTTGGGGAATCTTAAGCAACTCGAATCGTTGGATCTGTCCAAAAACAAGCTTTTCGGTACAATTCCTAGAGAGTTGGCTAGTCTCACATTCCTTTCATATCTTAACCTTTCACAAAACCAACTCACAGGGCCAATCCCACAAGGTGGACAAATGGCTACATTTCAAAATTCTTCTTTTCAAGGAAATGTAGGCTTGTGTGGCTTTCCATTGTCAATGAAATGTGAACAAAGCAATGATGAGAAGCCTAGTAGTAGTGACCAAGAACATGAATCTAGTGAGAATGGTTTCACTTGGAGATCTGTGATGGTTGGATATGGAAGTGGTTTTGTTGTTGGAGCTATTGGTGGATATTTCATCATATCAAAGAAACCAAATTGGGTCACAAGAATTTATGGGAGAAAGTTTTAG
- the LOC115719377 gene encoding uncharacterized protein LOC115719377 isoform X2, with amino-acid sequence MEMELQEMLAELHMHNDKEKTLQTLTVCKHAFFDLTYISPVVFLYLLKECYIHGTCKATKKFRALQQQVHLVLQNSPPCGPAVFVVQCLYVLPTFGLYSEGFSHLIISALRRFLKVAATSEDLAEAKMLAAQLFLDIVGSSVNHDEGVVVKILETFDVQLQNIEKVMCPLKEKDDYSFDSAKRFVEQYIYDLIDCQSYMNAVTLLEHFSIRQSGESFLDTMMRKNEFKAAEKWATFMGKPLLCVLVKAYIDRNMLNNAYQTIKQNNLRQEFPDVYHKCKESSLKKLAEKGCWDVAEARTNNNRQLLEYLVYLAMEAGYIEKVDELCERYSLEGFLSAKVPEASLLHSRYLNLNEFFVEDIIWVDDAEALHNATSHIEGCKVVGIDCEWKPNYVKGSKPNKVSIMQIASDKKVFILDLIKLFEDVPDIMDDCLTRIMQSPRVLKLGYNFQCDIKQLAHSYEDLQCFKQYEMLLDIQNVFKEPRGGLSGLAMKILGAGLNKTRRNSNWEQRPLTPNQLEYAALDAVVLVHIFGHVRNHSQTASDAEGLEKFEWKSYIVSHMDKLKKPKKQNKRELEANRKTG; translated from the exons ATGGAAATGGAATTGCAGGAAATGTTGGCAGAACTACATATGCACAATGATAAAGAGAAAACTCTGCAGACATTGACTGTTTGCAAGCATGCCTTTTTTGATCTGACATATATTTCTCCAGTGGTATTTTTATACCTTTTGAAAGAATGTTATATTCATG GGACATGTAAAGCAACTAAGAAGTTCCGAGCTCTTCAGCAACAAGTCCATTTAGTATTGCAAAATAGTCCCCCCTGTGGACCAGCTGTGTTTGTAGTTCAGTGTCTTTATGTCttgcctacttttgggttataCAGTGAAGGATTCAGCCATTTAATAATATCTGCTCTTCGTCGTTTCTTGAAAGTAGCAGCTACCTCTGAGGACTTGGCAGAAGCAAAAATGCTAGCAGCCCAATTATTTCTCGATATTGTTGGGAGCTCTGTCAATCATGATGAAGGGGTAGTTGTAAAGATACTTGAAACTTTCGATGTTCAATTGCAGAACATTGAGAAAGTAATGTgtccattgaaagaaaaagaTGATTATAGTTTTGACTCAGCAAAAAGATTTGTCGAGCAATACATATATGATTTGATAGATTGTCAGTCATATATGAATGCAGTTACACTTTTAGAACACTTTTCCATCCGCCAGTCTGGGGAGTCTTTTCTTGATACTATGATGCGAAAGAATGAATTCAAAGCAGCAGAGAAGTGGGCAACATTCATGGGGAAGCCATTATTATGTGTTCTTGTCAAAGCATACATTGACAGGAACATGCTAAACAATGCTTACCAGACTATAAAGCAAAACAATCTTCGACAGGAATTTCCTGATGTTTATCATAAGTGTAAAGAGAG CTCACTGAAGAAACTGGCAGAAAAAGGATGTTGGGATGTTGCAGAAGCTAGAACAAACAACAACAGACAACTTCTTGAATATTTG GTCTATTTGGCTATGGAAGCTGGTTATATAGAGAAGGTTGATGAACTCTGTGAGCGGTACTCGCTTGAAGGGTTTTTAAGTGCCAAAG TACCCGAGGCAAGTCTTCTCCATAGTCGCTATTTGAATCTCAATGAGTTCTTTGTAGAAGACATTATTTGGGTCGATGATGCTGAAGCTCTACACAATGCAACAAGCCACATTGAAGGATGTAAAGTTGTTGGTATTGATTGTGAATGGAAACCGAATTATGTAAAAGGCAGCAAACCCAACAAG GTTTCTATTATGCAAATTGCTTctgataagaaagtgtttatcTTGGACCTGATAAAGTTGTTTGAAGACGTGCCTGACATTATGGACGACTGTCTAACCCGCATTATGCAGTCACCGAGGGTTTTAAAACTTG GCTATAATTTTCAATGTGATATAAAGCAACTGGCTCATTCATACGAAGACTTACAGTGTTTCAAGCAGTATGAAATGCTACTTGACATCCAAAATGTATTTAAAGAACCTCGTGGGGGTCTATCTGGGCTTGCTATG AAAATATTAGGAGCTGGGCTGAACAAAACTAGACGAAACAGTAATTGGGAGCAACGTCCTTTAACTCCAAATCAG CTGGAATATGCTGCTCTAGACGCTGTTGTACTAGTTCACATTTTTGGCCATGTTCGGAATCATTCTCAGACCGCCAGTGATGCAGAGGGACTCGAAAAATTTGAGTGGAAATCCTATATT GTTTCTCACATGGACAAACTCAAGAAACCGAAGAAACAAAACAAACGAGAATTAGAAGCTAATAGAAAGACAGGCTGA